Proteins encoded by one window of Aphis gossypii isolate Hap1 chromosome X, ASM2018417v2, whole genome shotgun sequence:
- the LOC114131288 gene encoding hexokinase type 2-like — translation MGFDEVTPSSPAVQVTVKDDCKSLILSNEQLTTLMKDLDKSIRDGLNKKTNASSTVKCYVTYVQDLPNGTERGKFLALDLGGTNFRILLIELGDKNYFHMDFETFKVPSQIQTGKGTELFDHIAKCLAEFVNKYNLDNKKALPLGFTFSFPLRQVGLTKGFLNSWTKGFNCSGVVGKDVVKLLKNAIKKRKDVKIDVCGILNDTTGTLMSCAWKTPNTKIGLIVGTGCNACYVEKVENVELFDGDKIKPHVIVNTEWGAFGDDGKLDAIRTKYDQEIDQDSLNPRKQRFEKMISGMYMGEIVRLAIVDLANQNKLFEGRLSEQMKTKGAFVTSFVSQIESDTVDYKNTQKILSEMGINDSSMVDCVNVRYICECVSSRSAHLVSAGLSVLLNKMDEKSITIGVDGSVYRFHPYFHKLILEKTRQLTKADINFDLMLSDDGSGRGAALVAAVAVRDELPLVKNEEIAK, via the exons gtCAAAGATGATTGCAAATCACTCATTTTGTCCAATGAACAACTGACCACATTGATGAAAGATCTGGATAAATCCATCAGGGATGGTTTGAACAAAAAAACCAATGCATCTTCTACTGTCAAGTGTTATGTCACTTATGTACAGGATTTACCCAATGGGACAG aaaGAGGTAAATTCTTGGCTTTGGACTTGGGCGGTACTAACTTCcgtattttattgattgaatTGGGAGATAAAAACTATTTCCATATGGATTTTGAAACCTTCAAAGTTCCCAGCCAAATCCAAACTGGCAAAGGCAcagaa ttatttgatCATATTGCTAAATGTCTGGCAGAAtttgtaaataagtataacttgGACAACAAAAAGGCTTTACCGTTGGGCTTTACTTTTAGTTTTCCACTTAGACAAGTTGGACTTACAAAAGGGTTTCTAAATAGCTGGACTAAAGGATTTAATTGTTCGGGAGTGGTTGGCAAAGACGTTGTCAAGCTTCTTAAGAATGCCATCAAGAAGAGAAAG gacGTAAAGATTGACGTGTGTGGAATATTGAACGATACAACTGGTACACTCATGTCGTGCGCTTGGAAGACTCCGAACACCAAAATTGGACTAATAGTTG gaACTGGCTGTAACGCATGTTACGTTGAAAAAGTGGAGAACGTTGAACTTTTCGATGGTGACAAGATTAAACCGCACGTGATTGTAAACACCGAGTGGGGCGCATTCGGAGATGACGGAAAATTAGATGCCATTCGTACGAAGTACGATCAGGAAATAGACCAGGACTCATTGAATCCAAGAAAACAGAG ATTCGAGAAAATGATAAGTGGCATGTACATGGGTGAGATTGTGAGACTGGCTATCGTGGACTTGGCAAATCAAAACAAACTCTTTGAGGGAAGACTATCCGAACAAATGAAGACCAAAGGAGCATTTGTCACATCATTTGTATCACAAATTGAAAG CGATACTGTCGACTACAAAAATACACAGAAAATTCTAAGCGAGATGGGCATCAACGACTCGTCAATGGTCGATTGTGTAAATGTACGGTACATTTGTGAGTGCGTGTCGAGTCGTTCGGCGCATTTGGTGTCTGCAGGTCTTTcggtattgttaaataaaatggatGAAAAATCTATCACAATTGGCGTCGACGGTTCTGTTTACCGCTTCCATCCGTACTTCCATAAACTCATACTGGAAAAAACTAGACAACTGACTAAAGCCGACATCAAT tttgaCTTGATGTTGTCTGACGATGGAAGTGGTCGTGGAGCCGCTCTCGTTGCTGCTGTAGCTGTCAGAGATGAATTACCTTtagtaaaaaatgaagaaatagcaaaataa
- the LOC126552888 gene encoding uncharacterized protein LOC126552888 — protein MDAIVQKFGEPIPKNIDAIIISQSQAEILQSFYNNDIDDDIIVSSPLLTNKKVLLDENEERIKIQTLIKMNTQISQLYRQVTNMSYDIRRVLEALDRCEDKLIDSRNPNLTNDSLYQQFNPEVLKVWGATLGGGGGQDNFKNPRFTKLEKKQAHPSH, from the exons atggATGCAATTGTACAAAAGTTTGGTGAACCTAttcctaaaaatattgacGCAATAATAATCTCGCAAA GTCAAGCTGAAATACTACAAAGcttttacaataatgatattgatGATGATATAATTGTATCTTCACCCttacttacaaataaaaaagtactttTGGATGAAAACGAAGAAAGAATTAAGATTCAAACTTTAATCAAAATGA ataCTCAAATTTCACAACTCTATAGACAAGTTACAAATATGTCATATGACATTCGTAGAGTTCTTGAAGCACTTGACAGATGTgaagataaattaattgattcaaGAAATCCAAATTTAACTAATGATAGTTTATATCAACAGTTTAATCCAGAGGTTCTCAAAGTGTGGGGCGCGACcctcgggggggggggggggcaagacaattttaaaaatcctcGTTTCAccaaacttgaaaaaaaacaagccCACCCATCACATTAA